In the Acanthopagrus latus isolate v.2019 chromosome 23, fAcaLat1.1, whole genome shotgun sequence genome, one interval contains:
- the mapk8ip3 gene encoding C-Jun-amino-terminal kinase-interacting protein 3 isoform X6, whose protein sequence is MMELQIDEVVYQDDYGSGSVMSERVSGLANSIYREFERLIRSYDEEVVKELMPLVVNVLENLDAVLTENQEHEVELELLKEDNEQLITQYEREKALRKQAEEKFIEFEDALEAEKKDLQVQVEFLELQGKQLELKTKNYSDQITRLEERESDMKKEYNALHQRHTEMIQTYVEHIERSKMQQAGSNSQPEGPGCGRTHRHTWRKSSKAERPPSLNLYPNVEGMVRGGLGGARMMPGKDIWQVSELGQSTFCSAYQEDGSESDSVAATPSSTGSKSNTPTSSVPSATVTPINEGFFPNAEFDAMRPGNRRKSAKRLSRNMEVQVCQETRNVSIGMGSSDEFQEIFDSTPELDMCVDPRGYGGGNSPSQGIVNEAFGINTDSLYHEIKDAKSDIIGDVDAGAELLGEFSVRDDFFGMGKEVENLLTENKQLLETKNALNIVKNDLIAKVDELSGEQEVLREELEAVRQSKNKVDARVKELEEELKRLRAEALGASRDSKDEGGDDFSSPMQDGDMTMTQRRRFTRVEMARVLMERNQYKERLMELQEAVRWTEMIRASRESPPIQEKKKSTIWQFFARLFSTSSSPPPVKRPYYSVNIHYKSPSPAGFSQRRSHTMCQISTSNRTLEFFPEDDSALLARREQRREQYRQVREHMRRDDGIMQACGWSVPSRLKQTGGQMDSAQDSPLKRQQPTNEKEDNRMKNVPVPVYCRPLVEKDPNRKLWCAAGVDLTGWRASSQESVPAKAPSGSGDPLHAEEDGAGRKSSHSSPEKRKSKELQETDTMSSRVWILTSTHSASKVVIIDANQPGSLVDQFNVCNAHVLCISSVPAASESDYPAGEIVLDPGDGGAGGGDDAGSVEGMLAGITLVGCATNCSVARSNCSSRTDTPIMDKGQAPTAPPMNGKIHPAQSAEEATEATEVPESTSGQTELGPPGPFTEHVFTDPQPRPADASDRSTGQSKEESTHPTDSEDGGEDTKNYTSVAPTMWLGAQNGWLYVHSAVGNWKKCLHSIKLKDSVLSLVHVKGRVLVALADGTLAIFHRSEDGQWDLSNYHLMDLGRPHHSIRCMAVVHDKVWCGYKNKIHVIQPKSMQIEKSFDAHPRRESQVRQLAWIGDGVWVSIRLDSTLRLYHAHTHQHLQDVDIEPYVSKMLGTGKLGFSFVRITALLIGGNRLWVGTGNGVIISIPLTETVVLHRGQLLGVRANKVSPTSSSGVIHVYGDDGSEKSTGSFIPYCSMAQAQLCFHGHRDAVKFFVSVPGNVLATLNGSVLDSPSEGQGSTAPQETEAQSVHNVLVLSGGEGYIDFRIGDGEDDETEEGESAVATQMKPAVCKAERSHIIVWQVSYIPE, encoded by the exons AAATTCATTGAATTCGAGGATGCGTTGGAAGCGGAGAAGAAGGACCTGCAGGTGCAGGTAGAGTTCCTGGAGCTGCAGGGGAAACAGCTGGAGCTCAAGACAAAGAACTACTCTGACCAGA tcacTCGGTTGGAGGAGCGAGAATCCGACATGAAGAAAGAATACAACGCTCTGCACCAGCGTCACACTGAG ATGATTCAGACGTACGTCGAGCACATAGAGCGGTCCAAAATGCAGCAGGCAGGGAGCAACAGCCAACCAGAAGGCCCCGGCTGTGGACGAAC TCATCGCCACACATGGAGGAAAAG CAGCAAAGCGGAGCGCCCGCCGTCATTGAACCTCTACCCCAACGTCGAGGGCATGGTACGTGGGGGTCTCGGGGGGGCTAGGATGATGCCGGGGAAGGACATCTGGCAGGTCAGCGAGCTCGGCCAGTCTACCTTCTGCTCCGCCTATCAG GAGGATGGATCAGAGTCCGACTCAGTGGCGGCCACACCCAGCAGCACGGGAAGCAAGTCCAACACACCCACCTCCTCCGTCCCCTCCGCCACAGTCACCCCCATCAACGAGGGCTTCTTCCCGAATGCTGAGTTTGATGCCATGCGGCCCGGGAACCGCAGGAAAAGTGCCAAACGGCTCAGCCGGAATATGGAGGTGCAGGTTTGCCAGGAGACCAGGAATGTCAGCATTG GAATGGGAAGCAGTGACGAGTTTCAGGAGATCTTCGATTCTACTCCTGAGTTGGACATGTGTGTGGACCCCCGAGGGtatggaggaggaaacag CCCCTCGCAGGGCATAGTCAACGAGGCCTTTGGCATCAACACCGACTCGCTCTACCACGAGATCAAAGACGCCAAGTCGGACATCATTGGTGATGTGGATGCGGGTGCTGAGCTGCTAG GCGAGTTTTCAG TCCGCGATGATTTCTTCG GGATGGGCAAAGAGGTGGAGAACCTGctgacagagaacaaacagctcCTAGAGACCAA AAATGCTCTCAACATTGTGAAAAACGACCTCATTGCCAAAGTGGACGAGCTGTCGGGGGAGCAGGAGGTGCTGAGGGAGGAGCTCGAGGCTGTGAGGCAGTCCAAGAACAAGGTGGACGCCAGAGtcaaggagctggaggaagagctCAAGAG GTTACGAGCAGAGGCCCTCGGTGCATCTCGGGACTCTaaggatgaaggaggagatgaT TTTTCATCGCCCATGCAGGACGGCGACATGACAATGACGCAGCGGCGGCGGTTCACCCGGGTGGAGATGGCCCGAGTGCTGATGGAGAGGAATCAGTACAAAGAGAGACtgatggagctgcaggaggccgTCCGGTGGACAGAAATGATCAG GGCATCCCGAGAGAGTCCTCCAatccaagagaagaagaagtccACCATCTGGCAGTT CTTTGCACGCCTCTTCAGCACATCGTCCAGCCCTCCGCCTGTCAAGCGGCCGTACTACAGCGTCAACATCCACTACAAGTCTCCCTCGCCGGCCGGTTTCTCCCAGCGGCGCAGCCACACCATGTGTCAGATCTCCACCTCTAACCGCACGCTGGAGTTCTTCCCTGAAGA TGACTCGGCACTGTTGGCCCGCCGAGAGCAGCGGCGTGAGCAGTACCGGCAGGTCCGCGAGCACATGCGCCGCGATGACGGCATCATGCAGGCCTGTGGCTGGAGCGTGCCGTCACGCTTaaaacag ACTGGAGGTCAGATGGACAGCGCTCAGGACAGCCCGCTGAAGAGACAACAG CCCACTAATGAGAAGGAGGACAACCGCATGAAGAATGTGCCCGTCCCGGTGTACTGCCGTCCTCTGGTGGAGAAGGACCCCAACAGGAAG TTGTGGTGTGCAGCCGGGGTGGACCTGACAGGATGGAGAGCCAGCAGCCAGGAGTCGGTACCGGCCAAAGCACCGTCAGGCAGCGGCGACCCCCTGCACGCCGAGGAGGACGGCGCGGGCAGGAAGAGCAGCCACAGCTCCCCAGAGAAGAGGAAG TCGAAGGAGCTCCAGGAAACAGACACGATGAGCAGCCGAGTGTGGATCCTCACCAGCACCCACTCTGCTAGCAAGGTGGTCATCATCGACGCCAACCAGCCGGGCTCACTGGTCGACCAGTTCAACGTCTGCAACGCCCACGTGCTCTGCATCTCCAGCGTGCCAG CGGCCAGTGAGAGCGACTATCCAGCAGGAGAGATCGTGTTGGATCCAGGTGACGGTGGGGCAGGTGGAGGCGACGACGCGGGCAGCGTGGAGGGTATGTTGGCTGGCATCACTCTCGTCGGCTGTGCCACCAACTGCAGCGTTGCCCGTAGCAACTGTTCCTCGCGTACCGACACGCCCATAATGGACAAAGGACAAG CCCCCACTGCTCCCCCCATGAACGGGAAGATTCACCCCGCCCAGTCGGCTGAGGAGGCCACCGAGGCCACCGAGGTTCCCGAATCGACGTCAGGCCAAACGGAGCTGGGACCTCCGGGACCGTTCACCGAGCACGTCTTCACCGATCCCCAGCCTCGTCCAGCCGACGCCTCTGACAG GAGCACAGGTCAGTCCAAAGAGGAATCTACTCACCCTACAGACTCGGAGGACGGCGGCGAAGACACCAAGAACTACACCAGCGTGGCCCCCACTATGTGGCTCGGGGCACAGAACGGCTG GCTCTACGTCCACTCAGCGGTTGGAAACTGGAAGAAGTGTCTCCACTCCATCAAACTCAAAGACTCTGTGCTCAGCCTGGT GCATGTGAAAGGTCGCGTGCTGGTTGCCCTCGCTGACGGGACCCTCGCCATATTCCACAGATCAGAAG ACGGCCAGTGGGATTTGTCTAACTACCACCTGATGGACCTCGGCCGACCTCATCACTCCATCCGCTGCATGGCTGTGGTCCACGATAAAGTCTGGTGCGGCTACAAGAACAAGATCCACGTCATCCAGCCTAAGAGCATGCAGATCGAG AAGTCCTTCGATGCCCATCCCCGTAGGGAGAGTCAGGTGCGGCAGCTGGCGTGGATCGGCGACGGTGTGTGGGTGTCGATCCGGCTAGACTCGACCCTGCGTCTCtaccacgcacacacacaccagcacctCCAGGATGTGGACATAGAGCCATACGTCAGCAAGATGCTGG GCACCGGCAAGCTGGGCTTCTCTTTCGTGCGAATCACAGCACTTCTGATCGGCGGAAATCGTCTCTGGGTCGGAACCGGAAACGGTGTGATCATCTCCATCCCACTGACAGAGA CGGTGGTCCTTCACCGGGGACAGCTCCTTGGTGTGAGGG CCAATAAGGTGTCTCCTACATCGTCCAGTGGTGTGATTCACGTGTACGGTGACGACGGCTCTGAGAAGAGCACCGGCAGCTTCATCCCCTACTGCTCCATGGCACAGGCCCAGCTCTGCTTCCATGGACACCGTGATGCTGTCAAGTTCTTCGTCTCTGTCCCCG GCAATGTTCTGGCCACCCTGAATGGCAGCGTGCTGGACAGTCCGTCAGAGGGTCAGGGCTCTACAGCGCCGCAAGAGACGGAGGCCCAGAGTGTTCATAATGTGTTGGtgctgagtggaggagagggcTACATTGACTTCCGCATAG gagatggagaggatgacgagacagaggaaggagagagcgCCGTAGCTACGCAGATGAAACCTGCCGTGTGCAAAGCCGAGCGGAGCCACATCATCGTCTGGCAGGTGTCTTACATACCCGAGTGA
- the mapk8ip3 gene encoding C-Jun-amino-terminal kinase-interacting protein 3 isoform X11, which yields MMELQIDEVVYQDDYGSGSVMSERVSGLANSIYREFERLIRSYDEEVVKELMPLVVNVLENLDAVLTENQEHEVELELLKEDNEQLITQYEREKALRKQAEEKFIEFEDALEAEKKDLQVQVEFLELQGKQLELKTKNYSDQITRLEERESDMKKEYNALHQRHTEMIQTYVEHIERSKMQQAGSNSQPEGPGCGRTHRHTWRKSSKAERPPSLNLYPNVEGMVRGGLGGARMMPGKDIWQVSELGQSTFCSAYQEDGSESDSVAATPSSTGSKSNTPTSSVPSATVTPINEGFFPNAEFDAMRPGNRRKSAKRLSRNMEVQVCQETRNVSIGMGSSDEFQEIFDSTPELDMCVDPRGYGGGNSPSQGIVNEAFGINTDSLYHEIKDAKSDIIGDVDAGAELLGEFSVRDDFFGMGKEVENLLTENKQLLETKNALNIVKNDLIAKVDELSGEQEVLREELEAVRQSKNKVDARVKELEEELKRLRAEALGASRDSKDEGGDDFSSPMQDGDMTMTQRRRFTRVEMARVLMERNQYKERLMELQEAVRWTEMIRASRESPPIQEKKKSTIWQFFARLFSTSSSPPPVKRPYYSVNIHYKSPSPAGFSQRRSHTMCQISTSNRTLEFFPEDDSALLARREQRREQYRQVREHMRRDDGIMQACGWSVPSRLKQPTNEKEDNRMKNVPVPVYCRPLVEKDPNRKLWCAAGVDLTGWRASSQESVPAKAPSGSGDPLHAEEDGAGRKSSHSSPEKRKSKELQETDTMSSRVWILTSTHSASKVVIIDANQPGSLVDQFNVCNAHVLCISSVPAASESDYPAGEIVLDPGDGGAGGGDDAGSVEGMLAGITLVGCATNCSVARSNCSSRTDTPIMDKGQAPTAPPMNGKIHPAQSAEEATEATEVPESTSGQTELGPPGPFTEHVFTDPQPRPADASDRSTGQSKEESTHPTDSEDGGEDTKNYTSVAPTMWLGAQNGWLYVHSAVGNWKKCLHSIKLKDSVLSLVHVKGRVLVALADGTLAIFHRSEDGQWDLSNYHLMDLGRPHHSIRCMAVVHDKVWCGYKNKIHVIQPKSMQIEKSFDAHPRRESQVRQLAWIGDGVWVSIRLDSTLRLYHAHTHQHLQDVDIEPYVSKMLGTGKLGFSFVRITALLIGGNRLWVGTGNGVIISIPLTETVVLHRGQLLGVRANKVSPTSSSGVIHVYGDDGSEKSTGSFIPYCSMAQAQLCFHGHRDAVKFFVSVPGNVLATLNGSVLDSPSEGQGSTAPQETEAQSVHNVLVLSGGEGYIDFRIGDGEDDETEEGESAVATQMKPAVCKAERSHIIVWQVSYIPE from the exons AAATTCATTGAATTCGAGGATGCGTTGGAAGCGGAGAAGAAGGACCTGCAGGTGCAGGTAGAGTTCCTGGAGCTGCAGGGGAAACAGCTGGAGCTCAAGACAAAGAACTACTCTGACCAGA tcacTCGGTTGGAGGAGCGAGAATCCGACATGAAGAAAGAATACAACGCTCTGCACCAGCGTCACACTGAG ATGATTCAGACGTACGTCGAGCACATAGAGCGGTCCAAAATGCAGCAGGCAGGGAGCAACAGCCAACCAGAAGGCCCCGGCTGTGGACGAAC TCATCGCCACACATGGAGGAAAAG CAGCAAAGCGGAGCGCCCGCCGTCATTGAACCTCTACCCCAACGTCGAGGGCATGGTACGTGGGGGTCTCGGGGGGGCTAGGATGATGCCGGGGAAGGACATCTGGCAGGTCAGCGAGCTCGGCCAGTCTACCTTCTGCTCCGCCTATCAG GAGGATGGATCAGAGTCCGACTCAGTGGCGGCCACACCCAGCAGCACGGGAAGCAAGTCCAACACACCCACCTCCTCCGTCCCCTCCGCCACAGTCACCCCCATCAACGAGGGCTTCTTCCCGAATGCTGAGTTTGATGCCATGCGGCCCGGGAACCGCAGGAAAAGTGCCAAACGGCTCAGCCGGAATATGGAGGTGCAGGTTTGCCAGGAGACCAGGAATGTCAGCATTG GAATGGGAAGCAGTGACGAGTTTCAGGAGATCTTCGATTCTACTCCTGAGTTGGACATGTGTGTGGACCCCCGAGGGtatggaggaggaaacag CCCCTCGCAGGGCATAGTCAACGAGGCCTTTGGCATCAACACCGACTCGCTCTACCACGAGATCAAAGACGCCAAGTCGGACATCATTGGTGATGTGGATGCGGGTGCTGAGCTGCTAG GCGAGTTTTCAG TCCGCGATGATTTCTTCG GGATGGGCAAAGAGGTGGAGAACCTGctgacagagaacaaacagctcCTAGAGACCAA AAATGCTCTCAACATTGTGAAAAACGACCTCATTGCCAAAGTGGACGAGCTGTCGGGGGAGCAGGAGGTGCTGAGGGAGGAGCTCGAGGCTGTGAGGCAGTCCAAGAACAAGGTGGACGCCAGAGtcaaggagctggaggaagagctCAAGAG GTTACGAGCAGAGGCCCTCGGTGCATCTCGGGACTCTaaggatgaaggaggagatgaT TTTTCATCGCCCATGCAGGACGGCGACATGACAATGACGCAGCGGCGGCGGTTCACCCGGGTGGAGATGGCCCGAGTGCTGATGGAGAGGAATCAGTACAAAGAGAGACtgatggagctgcaggaggccgTCCGGTGGACAGAAATGATCAG GGCATCCCGAGAGAGTCCTCCAatccaagagaagaagaagtccACCATCTGGCAGTT CTTTGCACGCCTCTTCAGCACATCGTCCAGCCCTCCGCCTGTCAAGCGGCCGTACTACAGCGTCAACATCCACTACAAGTCTCCCTCGCCGGCCGGTTTCTCCCAGCGGCGCAGCCACACCATGTGTCAGATCTCCACCTCTAACCGCACGCTGGAGTTCTTCCCTGAAGA TGACTCGGCACTGTTGGCCCGCCGAGAGCAGCGGCGTGAGCAGTACCGGCAGGTCCGCGAGCACATGCGCCGCGATGACGGCATCATGCAGGCCTGTGGCTGGAGCGTGCCGTCACGCTTaaaacag CCCACTAATGAGAAGGAGGACAACCGCATGAAGAATGTGCCCGTCCCGGTGTACTGCCGTCCTCTGGTGGAGAAGGACCCCAACAGGAAG TTGTGGTGTGCAGCCGGGGTGGACCTGACAGGATGGAGAGCCAGCAGCCAGGAGTCGGTACCGGCCAAAGCACCGTCAGGCAGCGGCGACCCCCTGCACGCCGAGGAGGACGGCGCGGGCAGGAAGAGCAGCCACAGCTCCCCAGAGAAGAGGAAG TCGAAGGAGCTCCAGGAAACAGACACGATGAGCAGCCGAGTGTGGATCCTCACCAGCACCCACTCTGCTAGCAAGGTGGTCATCATCGACGCCAACCAGCCGGGCTCACTGGTCGACCAGTTCAACGTCTGCAACGCCCACGTGCTCTGCATCTCCAGCGTGCCAG CGGCCAGTGAGAGCGACTATCCAGCAGGAGAGATCGTGTTGGATCCAGGTGACGGTGGGGCAGGTGGAGGCGACGACGCGGGCAGCGTGGAGGGTATGTTGGCTGGCATCACTCTCGTCGGCTGTGCCACCAACTGCAGCGTTGCCCGTAGCAACTGTTCCTCGCGTACCGACACGCCCATAATGGACAAAGGACAAG CCCCCACTGCTCCCCCCATGAACGGGAAGATTCACCCCGCCCAGTCGGCTGAGGAGGCCACCGAGGCCACCGAGGTTCCCGAATCGACGTCAGGCCAAACGGAGCTGGGACCTCCGGGACCGTTCACCGAGCACGTCTTCACCGATCCCCAGCCTCGTCCAGCCGACGCCTCTGACAG GAGCACAGGTCAGTCCAAAGAGGAATCTACTCACCCTACAGACTCGGAGGACGGCGGCGAAGACACCAAGAACTACACCAGCGTGGCCCCCACTATGTGGCTCGGGGCACAGAACGGCTG GCTCTACGTCCACTCAGCGGTTGGAAACTGGAAGAAGTGTCTCCACTCCATCAAACTCAAAGACTCTGTGCTCAGCCTGGT GCATGTGAAAGGTCGCGTGCTGGTTGCCCTCGCTGACGGGACCCTCGCCATATTCCACAGATCAGAAG ACGGCCAGTGGGATTTGTCTAACTACCACCTGATGGACCTCGGCCGACCTCATCACTCCATCCGCTGCATGGCTGTGGTCCACGATAAAGTCTGGTGCGGCTACAAGAACAAGATCCACGTCATCCAGCCTAAGAGCATGCAGATCGAG AAGTCCTTCGATGCCCATCCCCGTAGGGAGAGTCAGGTGCGGCAGCTGGCGTGGATCGGCGACGGTGTGTGGGTGTCGATCCGGCTAGACTCGACCCTGCGTCTCtaccacgcacacacacaccagcacctCCAGGATGTGGACATAGAGCCATACGTCAGCAAGATGCTGG GCACCGGCAAGCTGGGCTTCTCTTTCGTGCGAATCACAGCACTTCTGATCGGCGGAAATCGTCTCTGGGTCGGAACCGGAAACGGTGTGATCATCTCCATCCCACTGACAGAGA CGGTGGTCCTTCACCGGGGACAGCTCCTTGGTGTGAGGG CCAATAAGGTGTCTCCTACATCGTCCAGTGGTGTGATTCACGTGTACGGTGACGACGGCTCTGAGAAGAGCACCGGCAGCTTCATCCCCTACTGCTCCATGGCACAGGCCCAGCTCTGCTTCCATGGACACCGTGATGCTGTCAAGTTCTTCGTCTCTGTCCCCG GCAATGTTCTGGCCACCCTGAATGGCAGCGTGCTGGACAGTCCGTCAGAGGGTCAGGGCTCTACAGCGCCGCAAGAGACGGAGGCCCAGAGTGTTCATAATGTGTTGGtgctgagtggaggagagggcTACATTGACTTCCGCATAG gagatggagaggatgacgagacagaggaaggagagagcgCCGTAGCTACGCAGATGAAACCTGCCGTGTGCAAAGCCGAGCGGAGCCACATCATCGTCTGGCAGGTGTCTTACATACCCGAGTGA